In a genomic window of Anoxybacter fermentans:
- the prdC gene encoding proline reductase-associated electron transfer protein PrdC, which yields MEIKILLKQHVGVPCKPIVAVGDEVKKGQLIAEPQGLGANIHSSVYGLITEVSENFIKVKPHENQPDEYVKLKESDNKLELIKEAGIVGAGGAGFPTHVKLDVNLQGGYVIANGAECEPLLAHNLKLMEEHPEIIVRGLKYIKEITNASKGYIAVKEKYKKAVKALKKACSLEKDIELKLLPDMYPAGDERVIVREILGVELKPGQLPLEANAVVQNVETLKHIVNAIEKRKPFITKDLTVAGRVKDARNGKVFFDVPIGEPVGKYINLCGGYIEPHGEIVLGGPFTGKSGTEQTPVTKTLGGILVAMPFPQETRKMGLLVCECGASEERLREIAESMGSEVVAVEKCKRMVEVNGRFRCEKPGVCPGQAEKVLALKNKGIEVLLVSTCGDUTNTVMNIAPRVGVPVYHCTDHVLRAAGMRLVRRLNK from the coding sequence ATGGAAATTAAAATTCTGTTAAAGCAACATGTAGGTGTCCCTTGTAAGCCAATAGTTGCAGTAGGTGATGAGGTTAAAAAGGGGCAGTTGATTGCAGAACCTCAAGGGTTGGGGGCTAATATACATTCCAGTGTTTATGGATTAATTACTGAGGTAAGTGAAAATTTTATCAAAGTAAAACCTCATGAAAATCAGCCCGATGAATATGTAAAGTTAAAAGAAAGTGATAATAAATTAGAACTTATCAAAGAAGCAGGTATTGTAGGAGCAGGTGGGGCTGGATTTCCGACTCATGTGAAATTAGATGTAAATTTGCAGGGTGGGTATGTAATAGCAAATGGAGCTGAATGTGAACCTTTGTTGGCACATAATTTAAAGTTAATGGAAGAACACCCTGAGATTATAGTAAGAGGATTAAAGTATATAAAAGAGATTACAAATGCTTCTAAGGGTTATATTGCAGTAAAAGAAAAATATAAAAAAGCTGTTAAGGCTCTAAAAAAAGCATGTTCATTAGAAAAGGATATTGAACTAAAGCTTTTACCTGACATGTATCCTGCAGGAGATGAAAGGGTTATTGTCCGGGAGATTTTAGGAGTTGAATTGAAACCTGGACAATTGCCTTTAGAGGCTAATGCTGTGGTTCAAAATGTAGAAACTTTAAAGCATATTGTTAATGCCATTGAAAAAAGAAAGCCCTTTATAACAAAAGATTTGACTGTTGCAGGAAGAGTTAAAGATGCAAGAAATGGTAAGGTATTTTTTGATGTACCAATTGGTGAGCCTGTAGGAAAGTATATCAATCTCTGTGGAGGGTATATTGAACCCCATGGAGAGATTGTGTTGGGTGGACCTTTTACAGGAAAATCTGGAACTGAACAAACACCAGTTACTAAAACTCTTGGTGGAATTTTAGTTGCGATGCCGTTCCCTCAGGAAACAAGAAAGATGGGACTTTTGGTTTGTGAGTGTGGAGCCTCTGAAGAGCGACTTAGAGAAATCGCTGAATCTATGGGTTCTGAAGTAGTTGCGGTGGAAAAATGTAAAAGAATGGTTGAGGTAAATGGAAGATTTAGGTGTGAAAAGCCTGGAGTATGTCCGGGTCAGGCTGAAAAAGTTCTTGCTTTGAAAAATAAAGGGATAGAGGTTCTTTTGGTCAGTACCTGTGGTGACTGAACTAATACAGTTATGAATATCGCTCCTCGTGTAGGAGTGCCAGTTTATCATTGTACAGATCATGTGCTTAGAGCTGCAGGTATGAGACTTGTAAGAAGGCTTAATAAATAA
- the prdA gene encoding D-proline reductase (dithiol) proprotein PrdA gives MSITPETAQQHKNDPAILCCRTEAGTIIEPANLEDPAIIPDLEDSGLLKVPENCLKIGQVLGAKLVKTVDSLTPLTPDLLEGVKDIKEEKIEEKAVAEEVVENDVNKEAAPVIQTTGGMVKIYIGEGKNINLEFPLGLVGGNIQTPEFRTSKVEPVQSAEPIKVEEKPKEEPKVVRKLVKKYFKIDKVEFGPETKIDGTTLYIREDICDDAVKADELVCSIKVDIITPEDYGKYSETIMDVQPIATKEGDSKLGSGVTRVIDGVVIVVTGTDENGVQIGEFGSSEGILERNIMWGRPGAPDKGEIFIKTEVVIKENTNMERPGPLAAHKATDYITQEIREALKKADESLVVKEEEFVQYRRPGRKRVVIIKEIMGQGAMHDNIILPVEPVGIVGGKPNVDLGNIPVVLSPLEVLDGGIHALTCIGPASKETSRHYWREPLVLEVMNDPELDLVGVIFVGSPQANLEKFYVSERLGMLVEALDVDGAFITTEGFGNNHIDFASHHEQVGKRGVAVVGMSFCAEQGALVVGNKYMKNMIDLNKSEQGIENEILANNTLCPEDAIRAVAMLKAVMAGEEIKAPERKYNPNVKMNNIDLIESQTGRKIDLVPNEQILPKSKKRREIYEPEDE, from the coding sequence ATGTCTATTACTCCAGAAACAGCACAACAGCATAAAAATGATCCAGCTATTTTATGCTGTAGAACAGAAGCAGGAACAATTATTGAACCTGCTAACCTGGAGGATCCTGCAATTATTCCAGATTTAGAGGATTCCGGATTGCTGAAAGTTCCTGAAAACTGCTTAAAAATTGGACAGGTTTTAGGTGCTAAATTGGTTAAAACTGTTGATTCTTTAACTCCATTAACTCCAGACTTGCTGGAAGGAGTTAAAGATATTAAAGAAGAGAAAATAGAAGAAAAAGCTGTAGCAGAAGAAGTAGTAGAAAATGATGTTAATAAAGAGGCAGCACCAGTTATACAGACCACAGGCGGTATGGTCAAAATTTATATTGGTGAAGGTAAAAATATCAATCTTGAGTTTCCACTTGGACTGGTTGGTGGTAATATTCAGACTCCAGAATTTAGGACTTCAAAAGTTGAGCCAGTTCAGAGTGCAGAGCCTATAAAAGTTGAAGAAAAACCAAAAGAAGAACCAAAAGTAGTAAGAAAGCTTGTTAAAAAGTATTTCAAAATTGATAAAGTAGAGTTTGGTCCAGAAACAAAAATTGATGGAACTACCCTTTATATCAGAGAAGATATTTGTGACGATGCTGTGAAAGCTGACGAATTAGTTTGTTCAATTAAAGTAGATATTATTACCCCAGAAGATTATGGCAAATATAGTGAAACCATTATGGATGTTCAACCAATTGCTACCAAAGAAGGAGACAGCAAACTTGGTAGTGGTGTTACCAGAGTAATTGATGGTGTAGTAATAGTAGTTACTGGAACTGATGAAAATGGAGTCCAGATTGGTGAATTTGGTTCTTCTGAGGGTATTCTTGAAAGAAATATTATGTGGGGTAGACCAGGTGCACCAGATAAAGGTGAAATTTTCATTAAGACTGAGGTAGTTATCAAAGAAAATACAAATATGGAAAGGCCAGGACCTCTAGCTGCTCATAAAGCTACCGACTATATCACTCAAGAAATCAGAGAAGCTTTAAAGAAAGCTGATGAGAGCCTGGTTGTGAAAGAAGAAGAGTTTGTTCAATATAGAAGACCTGGTAGAAAGAGAGTAGTAATAATTAAAGAAATTATGGGCCAGGGTGCTATGCATGATAATATTATTCTGCCTGTAGAGCCAGTAGGAATTGTCGGTGGTAAGCCAAATGTTGACCTTGGTAATATACCTGTAGTCTTGTCACCATTGGAAGTATTGGATGGTGGAATTCATGCTCTAACATGTATTGGTCCTGCATCCAAAGAAACTTCTAGACATTACTGGAGAGAACCTCTTGTACTTGAAGTTATGAATGATCCAGAATTGGATCTTGTAGGAGTTATCTTTGTTGGTTCACCTCAGGCTAATTTAGAGAAATTCTATGTATCTGAAAGATTAGGTATGTTGGTTGAAGCATTGGATGTAGATGGAGCTTTCATTACTACTGAGGGTTTTGGAAACAACCATATAGATTTTGCAAGTCACCATGAACAGGTAGGTAAAAGAGGCGTAGCTGTTGTAGGTATGTCTTTCTGCGCTGAACAAGGTGCACTGGTTGTTGGTAATAAATATATGAAGAATATGATTGATTTGAACAAATCAGAGCAAGGTATTGAAAATGAAATTCTGGCGAACAACACATTATGTCCAGAAGATGCAATTAGAGCTGTTGCAATGTTAAAAGCAGTTATGGCTGGAGAAGAAATTAAGGCTCCAGAAAGAAAGTATAATCCAAATGTTAAAATGAACAACATTGATCTAATTGAAAGCCAAACTGGTAGAAAAATTGATCTGGTACCAAATGAGCAGATATTGCCAAAGAGCAAGAAAAGAAGAGAAATTTATGAACCTGAAGATGAATAA
- a CDS encoding CBO2463/CBO2479 domain-containing protein encodes MKYGDKIIDMRGIVVEVHEGSISIDLKGRLGFLKVPLRMVISDHPIKVGQEVGFKMSFIEVLGPEINEHYVSNIEKRNRKMKKKEDE; translated from the coding sequence ATGAAATATGGTGACAAAATTATAGATATGCGAGGCATAGTGGTAGAGGTCCATGAAGGTTCCATTTCCATTGATTTAAAAGGAAGATTAGGATTTTTAAAAGTTCCTCTGCGGATGGTCATATCTGATCACCCGATTAAGGTGGGCCAGGAAGTCGGATTTAAGATGAGTTTTATTGAAGTGTTGGGACCTGAGATCAATGAACACTATGTGAGCAATATTGAAAAACGAAATAGGAAAATGAAAAAGAAGGAGGATGAATAA